In the genome of Acidobacteriota bacterium, one region contains:
- a CDS encoding daunorubicin ABC transporter permease translates to MASTDYALPARPQSDFSLTAVARIYGGFLRVGFVNTMAYRLRYYTGIVTYFIYVSVYYFIWKAIYSHSSSIEGFDFSQVLTYVAVGWIIRSFYYNNIDQDMAAQVLEGKLAMDLIKPVNTQWMYIAQALGESAFRLTMLTVPTAIFLLLVFPVRKPAGAENLIAFLFSVFLSFFLVAGINFAVGTFAIRLKSILGLLRAKYFLLELFSGLLIPISFFPHIFQTMFAFMPFEYISYIPVLIYLGKISGIRMLEALGLQIFWVAALVAIGHALWALSSKQITIQGG, encoded by the coding sequence ATGGCATCGACCGATTATGCGCTCCCGGCCCGGCCGCAAAGCGACTTTTCGCTCACGGCGGTGGCGCGCATCTACGGAGGATTCCTTCGCGTGGGCTTTGTAAACACCATGGCTTACCGCCTGCGCTATTACACAGGCATCGTCACCTACTTTATTTATGTCTCGGTTTATTACTTCATCTGGAAGGCTATTTATTCCCACAGCTCCAGCATTGAGGGTTTTGACTTCAGCCAGGTGTTGACCTATGTCGCCGTCGGCTGGATCATCCGCTCCTTCTATTACAACAATATTGACCAGGATATGGCCGCACAGGTGCTGGAGGGCAAATTGGCCATGGACCTGATCAAGCCGGTGAATACGCAATGGATGTACATTGCTCAGGCGCTCGGCGAGTCGGCTTTCCGCCTCACCATGCTGACTGTTCCCACCGCCATTTTCCTGCTGCTTGTTTTCCCGGTGCGGAAACCGGCGGGCGCTGAGAATTTGATTGCCTTCCTCTTCAGCGTGTTCCTGAGTTTCTTCCTTGTGGCAGGCATCAACTTTGCCGTGGGAACGTTCGCCATACGCTTGAAATCTATTTTGGGATTGCTGCGGGCCAAATACTTTCTTCTGGAGCTGTTTTCAGGGTTGTTGATTCCGATCTCCTTCTTCCCACACATCTTCCAGACGATGTTCGCATTCATGCCATTTGAGTACATCAGCTATATTCCCGTGCTCATCTACCTGGGTAAAATCAGCGGGATTAGAATGCTGGAGGCGCTCGGCTTGCAGATTTTCTGGGTTGCGGCGCTGGTGGCGATTGGCCATGCGCTGTGGGCGCTGTCCAGCAAGCAGATCACAATTCAGGGAGGATAG
- the pdhA gene encoding pyruvate dehydrogenase (acetyl-transferring) E1 component subunit alpha, with translation MKSGNSSRGAVHVPDASTADAQLVEQQERARQKEPQFLKDLLEKMLLIRRFEEKSAEMYTLGKIGGFCHLYIGQEAVAVGAIATLEPEDAVLCSYREHGHALVRGMDPGPIMAELFGKRTGCSKGKGGSMHLFDPAIGFLGGHGIVGGQIPLAAGVAFAAKYLNQSRVTLCFFGEAAVNIGSFHESLNLAQLWKLPVVFICENNEFGMGTPILKTSAIRDLSEKACSYDMARAVVDGMDVLSVYDGITEAVERARKEDLPTLIEARTYRFMGHSMSDPAHGTYRTREELAEHRQRDPIKRFSSTLESLGIINQEYIDDLDVKIREIVDQAVTFADESPDPTPEDLTADVYLP, from the coding sequence ATGAAATCCGGCAATTCCAGCCGAGGCGCCGTGCATGTTCCAGACGCCAGCACGGCCGATGCTCAGCTGGTCGAACAGCAGGAGCGCGCCCGCCAGAAGGAACCGCAATTTTTGAAAGACCTTCTGGAGAAGATGTTGCTGATTCGGCGTTTTGAAGAAAAATCAGCCGAGATGTACACGCTTGGTAAGATCGGCGGCTTTTGCCATCTGTATATCGGCCAGGAGGCTGTTGCAGTCGGGGCGATCGCGACCCTCGAACCCGAAGACGCTGTTCTTTGCTCTTACCGTGAGCACGGCCACGCCCTGGTCCGCGGAATGGATCCGGGACCCATCATGGCCGAGCTTTTTGGCAAGCGCACAGGCTGCTCAAAGGGTAAGGGTGGTTCGATGCATCTCTTTGACCCCGCCATAGGTTTCCTGGGTGGGCACGGCATTGTCGGTGGCCAGATTCCATTGGCTGCTGGCGTGGCTTTTGCCGCCAAGTATCTGAATCAGTCGCGTGTGACATTATGCTTTTTTGGCGAGGCGGCGGTGAACATCGGGTCTTTCCATGAATCATTGAACCTCGCCCAACTGTGGAAACTTCCGGTGGTCTTTATTTGTGAGAACAATGAATTCGGGATGGGGACTCCGATTCTTAAGACTTCCGCCATCCGTGACCTGTCAGAGAAGGCGTGTTCGTATGATATGGCCCGGGCAGTCGTGGACGGCATGGACGTGCTTTCGGTCTACGACGGAATTACCGAGGCGGTTGAGCGGGCACGCAAAGAAGACCTTCCCACGTTGATTGAGGCCCGGACTTACCGTTTTATGGGCCATTCAATGTCTGATCCGGCCCACGGCACCTACCGCACGCGAGAAGAACTTGCTGAACATCGGCAGCGCGACCCCATCAAACGCTTTTCTTCCACCTTGGAATCTCTTGGTATCATCAATCAGGAATATATCGACGACCTGGACGTCAAAATTCGTGAAATTGTCGACCAGGCCGTGACGTTTGCGGATGAAAGCCCTGACCCCACACCTGAAGATCTGACGGCGGACGTTTATCTTCCGTAA
- a CDS encoding insulinase family protein, producing the protein MYMKKYRAGTLLLASVLLLAQGLAAAELRVPHLNFTDQRLENGLRVIIAPDHTAPVFAISVTYNVGSHSEWPGRTGFAHLFEHMMFQGSKNVGKGEHMILIENNGGDMNGTTNEDRTNYFEMLPKNQLDLALFLESDRMRSLAVNQANLNNQRNAVQEERRLGIDNQPYGKAYLEIDNLAYDNFAYKHSVIGSMADLNAATVSDVQNFFRIYYAPNNAVLTLVGDLDPAEALESVKKYFGDIPSQPAPPKPDLTEPEHYGQRRETMMDPLARLPMVLMAFHTPPGNTADNYALQVLASILSTGESSRLYQHLVKEKQLATSVEVQADARTGDSLFYLLAMPRPGVKTEDVEKAAEDEIAAVRNGGVTDAEMEKARAQFRRQQIQARQSDLFTAIRIGEYAVKFNDPDLVNTIFDKFNAVTATQVKTVADKYLIPQQQAVVIDLPAAKETTAASR; encoded by the coding sequence ATGTACATGAAAAAATACCGTGCAGGTACTTTGTTGCTTGCGTCTGTATTGCTTTTGGCGCAGGGGCTGGCCGCCGCGGAACTCCGGGTCCCGCACCTCAACTTTACCGACCAGCGCCTTGAGAATGGCCTCAGGGTAATCATCGCGCCCGATCACACTGCGCCCGTCTTCGCCATCTCCGTTACCTACAACGTGGGATCGCACAGCGAATGGCCCGGCAGAACAGGGTTTGCTCACCTTTTCGAACACATGATGTTCCAGGGCTCGAAGAACGTGGGCAAGGGCGAGCACATGATCCTGATTGAAAATAACGGTGGCGACATGAACGGAACCACCAACGAAGACCGCACCAACTATTTCGAAATGTTGCCGAAGAACCAGCTAGACCTTGCGCTCTTTCTCGAAAGCGACCGAATGCGCTCGCTGGCCGTGAACCAGGCCAACCTGAACAACCAGCGCAACGCTGTCCAGGAAGAAAGGCGGCTGGGCATTGACAACCAGCCCTATGGCAAAGCTTATCTTGAAATCGACAACCTGGCATATGACAACTTTGCCTACAAGCACTCGGTCATCGGCTCGATGGCAGACCTCAACGCGGCCACTGTGTCAGACGTGCAGAACTTCTTTCGCATTTATTACGCACCGAATAACGCCGTGCTCACCCTGGTGGGGGATCTTGATCCCGCCGAGGCCCTGGAAAGCGTGAAGAAATATTTCGGCGATATCCCATCGCAGCCGGCGCCGCCCAAACCGGACCTTACCGAGCCGGAGCATTACGGCCAGCGGCGGGAAACTATGATGGACCCTCTGGCACGGCTGCCTATGGTATTGATGGCCTTTCATACCCCTCCCGGCAACACAGCAGACAATTATGCTCTCCAGGTGCTGGCCAGCATTTTGAGCACGGGCGAAAGCTCGCGACTCTATCAGCATCTGGTCAAGGAAAAACAACTGGCAACTTCAGTGGAAGTGCAGGCGGACGCACGAACGGGTGACAGCCTTTTCTACCTGCTAGCGATGCCGCGTCCCGGCGTCAAAACCGAAGACGTTGAAAAAGCCGCCGAGGATGAAATCGCAGCGGTGAGGAATGGCGGTGTTACCGACGCCGAAATGGAAAAGGCGCGGGCACAGTTCCGTCGCCAGCAGATCCAGGCCCGACAGTCGGACCTCTTTACGGCTATCCGCATCGGCGAATACGCGGTCAAGTTCAACGATCCTGACCTGGTCAACACAATTTTTGACAAGTTTAATGCCGTGACGGCAACGCAGGTGAAAACCGTTGCGGACAAGTATCTGATTCCACAACAGCAGGCCGTGGTGATTGACCTGCCTGCCGCAAAAGAAACCACGGCTGCAAGCCGCTAG
- a CDS encoding insulinase family protein translates to MKRTFLALLIVIVALGTSRVTLLGQGPEESKSVPLSQVVRLNRAPVNKEILRVKLPRPREFKLDNGLDVLVLERHKLPTVSFMLWIKTGALDDPRDLPGLAGFTAEMLREGTTHRSSAQIAKDVDDIGASLGASAGFGNNTSSVTASGLVENTDRILELMSDVVLNPTFPDDELAKFKKRRLADLQQMRSEPSFLARERFYSVLYGDFPASEVAATPESVNKVTRDELEKFHSEYYAPNNAILGVAGDVDYDSIVPLIKKYFGGWQSHPVNDPRLPPLPKPSAAKVVLVDRPDSVQTNILAGNQALRRNDPDYIPLVVTNHILGGGPAARLFLDLREEKGYTYGAYSYMTPDIYPGPWIASTEVRTAVTDGSMQALMDEFRKIRNEDVPEKELDEAQRAIVSSFALSLESPTTLLRSWLTVDYYKLSPDYWDQYPEDVAKVTPQVVKETAQKYIDLDHLQVVCVGSGKDIKDVLKKYGPLEVYDTNGKRIE, encoded by the coding sequence GTGAAACGGACATTTCTTGCTTTACTCATCGTTATAGTGGCATTGGGAACCAGCAGGGTGACCCTCCTGGGGCAAGGCCCCGAGGAGAGCAAGTCGGTTCCGCTCAGCCAGGTGGTGCGGCTGAACCGTGCCCCGGTCAATAAGGAAATCCTGCGCGTCAAGCTGCCGCGCCCCCGCGAATTCAAACTGGACAACGGACTTGACGTTCTGGTGCTGGAGCGCCACAAGCTGCCAACTGTTTCCTTCATGCTCTGGATCAAAACCGGGGCGCTTGACGATCCTCGCGATCTCCCGGGACTGGCCGGGTTTACCGCCGAAATGCTCCGCGAGGGAACCACTCACCGCAGCAGCGCCCAGATTGCCAAGGACGTTGATGACATTGGAGCCAGCCTGGGCGCGTCGGCAGGCTTTGGCAACAACACATCAAGCGTTACGGCATCCGGCCTGGTGGAAAACACCGATCGCATTCTTGAATTGATGAGCGACGTGGTCCTCAACCCAACGTTCCCGGACGATGAGCTTGCCAAATTTAAGAAACGGCGGCTCGCCGACCTGCAGCAGATGCGCTCGGAGCCCAGCTTCCTTGCGCGCGAAAGATTCTACAGCGTGCTCTACGGAGATTTTCCGGCTTCGGAGGTTGCCGCCACACCGGAATCAGTGAACAAAGTAACGCGCGACGAATTGGAAAAATTCCATAGCGAGTACTATGCGCCCAATAACGCCATCCTCGGGGTGGCGGGCGACGTTGACTACGATTCTATCGTGCCGCTCATCAAAAAGTATTTTGGCGGCTGGCAAAGTCATCCTGTCAATGACCCCAGGCTGCCGCCGCTGCCGAAGCCCTCGGCGGCGAAGGTGGTCCTTGTGGACCGGCCGGATTCCGTCCAGACCAACATCCTCGCCGGCAACCAGGCTTTGCGGCGCAACGACCCTGACTATATCCCGCTGGTGGTGACCAATCACATCCTGGGTGGCGGTCCGGCGGCGCGCCTGTTTCTGGACCTGCGCGAAGAAAAGGGGTACACCTACGGCGCCTACAGCTATATGACGCCGGACATTTACCCCGGGCCATGGATTGCATCCACTGAAGTCCGCACGGCCGTGACCGACGGCTCGATGCAGGCGTTGATGGATGAGTTCCGGAAGATTCGCAATGAAGATGTGCCGGAAAAAGAGCTGGACGAGGCCCAGCGAGCCATTGTCTCCAGCTTCGCTCTTTCCCTGGAAAGTCCCACGACGCTCCTCCGCTCCTGGCTGACGGTGGACTATTACAAGCTTTCACCGGATTACTGGGACCAGTATCCGGAAGACGTGGCTAAGGTAACGCCGCAGGTAGTGAAAGAGACAGCCCAAAAATATATCGACCTTGACCATCTCCAGGTTGTCTGCGTCGGCAGCGGTAAGGACATCAAGGATGTGCTGAAAAAATACGGACCGCTCGAGGTCTACGACACCAACGGTAAGCGGATCGAATAG
- a CDS encoding ATP-binding cassette domain-containing protein, translating into MKPIIEVQDLVKEFRSFRRREGVWGAVQNLFVREQITISAVDHVNFTIAPGEVVGYIGANGAGKSTTVKMLTGILVPTSGSIVANGFVPWRDRRRYTKHIGVVFGQRTQLWWDIAVVESFKLLKEIYEVSDADYQRRLGVFSEILNLNDYLSTPVRKLSLGQRMRCDIAASLLHNPPVLFLDEPTIGLDVVAKDRIREFLKEVNRTERTTVLLTTHDLSDIEELCSRIIVIDKGKTLFDGALREMKGRLAKYNQVKFLLKDRSQTAVVDQIATDGILCDRIDELTYLMRFDRERYSNAEIIRKIVNTLEVSDILVEEEPIEDIVKRIYLRGEVG; encoded by the coding sequence ATGAAACCCATCATTGAAGTGCAGGACCTGGTCAAGGAGTTTCGTTCCTTTCGGCGGCGTGAAGGAGTGTGGGGCGCCGTTCAGAACCTCTTTGTACGCGAGCAGATCACCATCTCCGCCGTTGATCACGTGAATTTCACAATCGCGCCGGGCGAAGTGGTGGGCTACATCGGCGCCAACGGGGCCGGGAAGTCAACCACGGTTAAAATGCTCACCGGCATTCTCGTTCCCACCAGCGGCAGCATTGTGGCCAACGGCTTTGTTCCCTGGCGCGACCGCCGCCGCTACACCAAGCACATCGGCGTGGTGTTTGGCCAGCGGACGCAGCTCTGGTGGGACATCGCGGTGGTGGAATCATTCAAGCTGCTGAAGGAAATCTATGAGGTGTCTGACGCCGACTATCAGCGGCGCCTCGGTGTCTTCTCTGAGATTCTTAATCTCAATGATTACCTCAGTACGCCGGTCCGCAAATTGAGCCTGGGGCAGCGAATGCGATGTGACATTGCCGCTTCGCTGCTGCACAATCCTCCCGTGCTTTTTCTGGACGAGCCGACCATCGGACTGGATGTGGTGGCCAAAGACCGCATTCGAGAATTCCTGAAGGAAGTGAACCGCACGGAGCGGACTACTGTCCTGCTCACCACGCACGACCTTTCAGACATCGAGGAGCTTTGCAGCCGTATCATTGTGATCGACAAAGGAAAGACCCTCTTTGACGGTGCTTTGCGGGAGATGAAAGGCCGCCTGGCAAAATACAATCAGGTGAAATTTCTGCTGAAAGATCGAAGCCAGACGGCGGTGGTCGACCAGATTGCGACCGACGGAATTCTATGCGACCGCATCGATGAACTCACGTATTTGATGCGCTTTGACCGCGAGCGCTATTCGAACGCGGAAATCATCCGTAAAATCGTGAACACGCTGGAGGTGAGTGACATCCTGGTTGAGGAAGAGCCCATCGAGGATATTGTGAAGCGCATCTACCTGCGGGGAGAGGTCGGATAA
- a CDS encoding ROK family protein, whose protein sequence is MPKNALVGVDVGGTKTAVLISLGAPSVLARIEFPTKPARGPEPALRLIHAGIRDLLAKHRLKPVAIGVSCGGPLDHIAGVIQAPPNLSTWKDVPIKAMLEDEFGVTCHVENDANAGAVAEHRFGAGRGCRNMVFLTMGTGLGAGIITDGRLYHGTNDFAGEIGHVRLTRSGPVGYHKAGSVEGWASGGGMTQIAEKAVKGALKRKEPTTLAVFLQQGKPITARDVALAAGKGDVVAARILRSTGKRLGATLAILVDILNPERIVIGGLAMRLGETLLRPAREVLEREALPYSTAVCKVVPAQLDERIGDVAALCVAMGF, encoded by the coding sequence ATGCCAAAAAATGCGCTGGTGGGTGTTGACGTCGGAGGAACAAAAACCGCTGTTCTCATCTCATTAGGGGCGCCGTCGGTTCTGGCTCGGATCGAATTCCCCACAAAACCCGCGAGGGGACCAGAACCGGCGCTGCGATTGATTCACGCAGGAATCCGGGACCTGCTTGCAAAGCATCGGCTGAAGCCCGTAGCCATAGGCGTAAGCTGCGGCGGGCCGCTCGACCACATTGCGGGCGTCATTCAAGCCCCGCCCAATCTCTCCACCTGGAAGGACGTACCCATCAAAGCAATGCTGGAAGACGAGTTTGGCGTGACTTGTCACGTGGAAAATGACGCTAACGCGGGAGCCGTGGCGGAACACCGCTTTGGCGCCGGACGAGGCTGCAGAAACATGGTTTTTCTGACCATGGGAACAGGGTTGGGGGCAGGGATTATTACCGACGGCCGCCTCTACCATGGCACGAATGACTTCGCGGGCGAGATCGGCCATGTCCGGCTTACGCGTTCCGGCCCAGTCGGCTATCACAAGGCAGGATCCGTGGAGGGATGGGCGAGCGGCGGCGGCATGACTCAGATTGCGGAGAAGGCGGTCAAAGGCGCTCTTAAGCGGAAAGAGCCAACCACGCTTGCAGTGTTCCTGCAGCAAGGCAAGCCGATCACCGCCCGCGACGTGGCGCTGGCAGCGGGGAAAGGAGACGTCGTCGCCGCCCGCATCCTTCGCTCGACGGGCAAGCGGCTGGGTGCGACACTGGCAATTCTGGTGGATATTCTGAATCCCGAGAGAATCGTGATTGGCGGGCTGGCCATGCGCCTGGGTGAGACTCTGCTCCGCCCGGCGCGCGAAGTGCTCGAACGCGAGGCCCTGCCCTATTCGACCGCCGTCTGTAAGGTTGTGCCGGCGCAGCTCGATGAACGGATTGGCGACGTTGCCGCCCTGTGCGTAGCCATGGGGTTTTGA